The DNA segment ACAACACCTCAATTTTGTTCAATATACGATGTTGCCGAGCGTGTCAGAATCTACTCCTGAATTGACCGGAGAGTGTATGACTATGTCTTTGATTCTACCCATGTGCGCGTTTGCCTTAGCGGCATCCATTTCACCTGGGCCGGTAAATCTTGTGTGCCTGAGCAGTGGTACCCGCTACCCGGTTGCCACCGGCTTAACGTTTGTCACCGGTGCCACGCTGGGTTTTATCGTGCTCTTCATTGCGGTAGGACTGGGTCTTTATTCACTGCTGACGATGGTGCCGGGGCTACAAAGTCTGTTGCGCTGGGCGGGTGTCGTATTTTTGCTTTATCTAAGCATCAAGTTAGCCTTAGACAGCGGTCAGTTGCCAAAGGCTGGCAGCAAAAAAGCACCGGGCTTCGCCGCGGGCGCCTTGATGCAGTGGCTGAACCCCAAGGCTTGGCTTGCTTCCGCTTCTGGGATTGGGGCATTTACCAACGCAAACGACCTGAGTCAAATTTTGCTATTTGCCGCCCTTTACCTGCCAATTTGTTGGTTGTCACTGGCTAGCTGGGTTTACGCTGGTGCATTCCTGCGCCGATATGTTCAAAAGCCCGTCATCTTGATGACCATCAACCGCACACTGGCGTTATTACTTGCTGTCAGCTGCGTGTATCTTCTCGTTAGCTGAACCTAGACGGTACTGGTTTGGCGTTGCGGCCACTCTTCGCTTGAAGGCACGCTGAAAGTGAGGCTGATCAGAAAAACCTGCATTCAGGGCTACCTCGGCAATGGGCGTGCCTTTTTTTAGCTGACTCTGGCCAAGTTGCACGCGTCGATTCACCAGATAGGCATGGGGCGTGAAACCGAATGCCTGTTTAAAGGAGCGAATCAAATGGCCCTCGCTAAAACCTGAAAGGGCGCATAGGGTCTCCAGCGAAACATCTTCTGTCGCATACTGATCTATATAGCGAGACAGCTGTGTTAAAACATCTGCGGTAGCCGGCTGCTGATTGATTGGCTGAGTGGCCAGCTCGTGCATGAGACCTGACAGAAACGCCTCTAATTCTCCCTGTTTGTTCGTAACAGCAGACCGAGTATTCAAAAGGCAATCTGCGAGATGGCAGTAACGATCGAACCAGCGGTTATCGGATAGCACAGCCGTGTGCAGATCCAGCCAGACTGGGGTAGGGAGTAAACCCGCCTGGAATCGCAGATTTGTTAACCACTGAGTATCGACATACATCATCAGATACGACCATGAATGGTTATCTATCGGATTACACGCGTGTGCCCACTCTGGGTTCATTACAACCAGGTCTCCGGCACCGACCGCAAAGTTGTCGTTGCGATAACGAAACGTACTTTTGCCGTTAATAATTGCGCCAAGGGACCAATGCGGGTGGCTGTGGAGGGCATAACAGACATGGCGACCATCGGCGACCTTACGCAGTTCTACGAAGGGTATGCGTTTGTCACGCCAGAAAACGGGAGAGAACGGCGGCGTTGTCATTGCTAGTCATCCTGATGAAGTCACAGACAACTTATTTTACGCTTACGCTTTTTAAAAGAAAAACGGGGTCAATCTATTTTCCTGAGAAAACAATCGGCCCCGGCTTTTAAGGCTATTCACTGAACATTGACGGTTAGGCCTTCTGGACCCACGTCTGACACCAGCCGTTAACTTCTACGCTGTTTGCTGGGAACAAAGAGCAGCCGTTATTAGCTTCCAGGAAGAACATGCAGCTTGCGCAATGTTCACCTGCCGTATAAGCCGGGTGGCCGGCAGCCTCTTCGGCCACTTTAACGTAGTTCAATCCCTTGGCTTGGGGAGTTGTTGGGTCGAGCGGTGGGAGGCTTTGGGCGAAAGCACGCTGAGACAGAATGCCCATACCAAGAGGGAGGGCAGCCATACCAAGCAAACTGTGACGCATAAATTTACGACGACTTTGATTAGCCATAATAGTTCCTTATGTGTGTATATCTTAAGTATATTAAGTGGTTAGTAATAGTTACGGATAAGAATACGTTTCGAACGTAGAATAGATCGAAATGAACCAATGTTCAATATGCACAACATTAAGGCGATACTCATCATGCCAAAGATAAATGATATTGATAATTAAAACGTTTATCAAATAACAATCATTATCAAAAATTCGAAATGGTTATCATTATGTTCTAACGTTTCGCCTG comes from the Marinobacter psychrophilus genome and includes:
- a CDS encoding LysE family translocator, coding for MSLILPMCAFALAASISPGPVNLVCLSSGTRYPVATGLTFVTGATLGFIVLFIAVGLGLYSLLTMVPGLQSLLRWAGVVFLLYLSIKLALDSGQLPKAGSKKAPGFAAGALMQWLNPKAWLASASGIGAFTNANDLSQILLFAALYLPICWLSLASWVYAGAFLRRYVQKPVILMTINRTLALLLAVSCVYLLVS
- a CDS encoding AraC family transcriptional regulator, with translation MTTPPFSPVFWRDKRIPFVELRKVADGRHVCYALHSHPHWSLGAIINGKSTFRYRNDNFAVGAGDLVVMNPEWAHACNPIDNHSWSYLMMYVDTQWLTNLRFQAGLLPTPVWLDLHTAVLSDNRWFDRYCHLADCLLNTRSAVTNKQGELEAFLSGLMHELATQPINQQPATADVLTQLSRYIDQYATEDVSLETLCALSGFSEGHLIRSFKQAFGFTPHAYLVNRRVQLGQSQLKKGTPIAEVALNAGFSDQPHFQRAFKRRVAATPNQYRLGSANEKIHAADSK
- a CDS encoding high-potential iron-sulfur protein, with the translated sequence MANQSRRKFMRHSLLGMAALPLGMGILSQRAFAQSLPPLDPTTPQAKGLNYVKVAEEAAGHPAYTAGEHCASCMFFLEANNGCSLFPANSVEVNGWCQTWVQKA